One Candidatus Nitrososphaera evergladensis SR1 genomic window, AAACGTGTCGAAGAATTAGAAAGTAAGAGCATTAATGTTTAAGAGAACGCATGCGTTTTACTCTATAATGTTTCCCTGCACAAAGATAGACAGCAAGGCTTGTTTACTGCTTCTAGGATTCTGCGCGTAGCTTATTCATCTCACTCTACGTGATGATGACTATCTAGCTGATCATAGAAGCGCACGGATTTGATGTTTACAAATTCTAGCATCCCATACCGGGAAAGCTCCCTGCCAAACCCGCTTTTCTTTACTCCGCCAAATGGGATTCGAGGGTCGGAAGCCACCGTATTATTTACAGTCACCACGCCTGCTTCAATTGTTCTTGAGAGTTTATCAGCCTTATCCAGATCTGCAGTCCATACACTTGCGCCAAGACCGTACTCAGAATCATTTGCAATCTTAATTGCTTCCATTTCATCTTCGGCAATAGTTATGGGCGCAACAGGACCAAAGACCTCTTCTCGCGCAACGCGCATTTTTGGCGAAATGTTCTCCAGTATGGTGGGTTTGTAGAAATAGCCTTTGTCGCTACCATGCGTCAACCGTTCGCCTCCTGTCAGCACTTTTGCACCGTTTTTGACAGCATCCTGAACTAAGGACTCGATGTTGTTTACCGCACTTTCGTTTACAAGGGGACCCATGTCCGTGCTATCTATAAGAGGATCGCCTACGACAAGTTTCTCTGTTTTCTGGATAAATTGCTCTATGAACTCATTCGCCGCTTTCTTTGTCACAATGAACCGCTTTGACGCAATGCAGCTTTGTCCACAATTGATAAATCTCCCCTTGACAGCACCGCTTGATGCCTTTTCTATATCTGCATCTTCGCAGACGATGAAGGGGTCGCTACCCCCTAGTTCAAGCACGCACTTTTTTATCTGTGACGTTGTCCTTTGCGCGACCTTGGCACCTGCAGACACGCTTCCGGTAAAAGTGACTGCGCTCACATTCGAATCTATGAGTGTGTTTGCGATGGACGAATCGCCAACCAGCGTCTGAAAGACTCCATCAGGCAGCCCTGCCTCTCGGAATGTATTTTCAATCTCTATACCACACTGCATAGTAGCACTTGCAGGTTTTAACACAACGGTATTGCCAACCATGAGTGAAGGAGCTGCAAACCTCAATGCCTGCCAATAAGGAAAATTCCACGGCATTATGCTTCCAATAACGCCCAGAGGTTCAAATGTTATGAAACTCTTCCTTGCATTCGTATTGATCAGCTCATCGCCGACAAAGATGCTGCCATTGTCCGCATAATAGTCCATTGTCATCGCGCATTTTTCCACTTCCGAACGGGATTCTTTAATCGCCTTGCCCATCTCGCTCGTCGCAACTCTCGCAAGCTTTTCCTTGTTCTTTCTTAACTGAGAAGCAAAGTTGTGAAGAAAATCCGCCCTCTTGTTCTGACCTCCCTTCTCATTGTTTTTCCATTCGCCAAATGCCTCTTTCGCTTTCTTGACTGCCGCTAGGATTTGTTCTTCTGTCATCATATCATATTCATTGATGACGTGTCCCGTCGCAGGATTGACGGTCTTTATCTTGTTGTTCATCATTATTACTACTCAACTGACCTTGGTTGCATCAAATATTGGGAAATGGATGTCAAGGCTTGAGGACGCCTCTTCCGGTTATTTTGCCTTCCTTCAACATCGTCAGCGCCTCTGTTGCTTGCTCAAGTTTGAATTTATGAGAAACAATGGGCTTTATGACCCCTCTTTCAGTCAGAGATACCAGTTCTGCCAAGTCCCTTAGATTTCCAGTATATGAGCCAATCAGCCTGTACGCTCTAGTCGGCATTGAAACCAGATTTAGCTTTAATTCGCCCCCATAGAGTCCTACAAGTACTACTTTGGCTCTTCTTCTCAACATCTGCATGTCTGTTTCTACCGTCTTGGAAGCATTGACAAAGTCAATAACCGAATCTGCACCCAGTTTGTGTGTTAGCTCCATTACGCCCTTTACGGGATCGTCTTTCTTGGAGTTAATAACGAAGTCTGCACCGTTACTTTTTGCAACCTTCAGTTTTTCGTCGTCTATATCCATCGCAATTACGCGGGCGCCCGTGAGGGATTTTATTACTTGGATGGCCATCAAACCCAGTCCGCCGACGCCAACTATGACGACGTCTTCATCTGGTCTTAATGATGCATTCTTTACTGCCGTATATGCCGTTAGCGCGGAGCAGGACAATATTGCTGCTACATCGAAATCCAGCTTATCATCTATTTTTATCAAGTACTTGTAGCTGGAAGCCAGCACGTATTCTGCGTAGCCGCCTTCAGTATAGACACCGAGAGACCGAGGTTTATCGCAGAGATTTTCTTCTCCTGCTCTGCACGCGGGGCAAGTTCCATCGCCGATCCAAGGATATACAATTACCCGGTCTCCTCGACTAAGGCCCTCAACGCCTTCGCCCGTGGCTTCGACTACTCCAGCAATTTCATGACCTGGAGTCAGAGGATATTTTACCCCTCTATCGGTAGTCTTCATGAATTGACCCTCAATTCCCTCATAGCCTCCTTCCCACAGATGGATATCGCTATGACAAACTCCTGAAGAAATAATTCGAACCAGAACCTCTATCCCCTTAGGCTTGGGTGTTTCAAGCTGTTGTATTTGCAATGGTTCCTTCACGTGGACGATTCTCGCAGCTTTCATCGCGACACATTGTAAACTGGGTAACCAATTCTTTAAAGGGTTACAGTTCTTTTGCAATCATATGCATTGTCAAGAATACCTTTTGGTGTCAAGTGGGATTAAGAGTACTTTTTAAGGGAACAGTCTTCTAAAGACATTCTTTAATGCTGACACAAAGCATGCATTGCATATACCGTCCAATCTGCCATGATCTGAAGGACTGCTCTACAATCATCATCAATAACAACATCACAACAACTCTAATGGGATTGCCCTGGTGTAAATCTGCCCTCTGGAGCGATGTATTGCGGAGCCCAAGCATGGACACAATCTCTGTCAATCATGAATATAAGCAAATTTGACGTGTATACGTATACATCATTAATGGTAGACTCGATTGCTCTCTCCGCTGTAGCCACATTTCAACTCGATTTTACCGTGTGGGCTCTTCGAAGAAGAGATACGAACATTATTGACCGATGGGATGGAACCAAGTATGTACGGGTACTTACTTTCAATAATGAACCCGTAAAGATAGCTGTCAGACAGGAAGGCACCATTAATGATCCAAAAATCGCCATTACCTTGCAAAGTAAGAAGAGGGCAATGACCCCAGTTCGCGCACGAAAAGATGCTCAAGTACTCGTTCAAAAAATGCTTGGCCTTGATCGGGATTTGACCCCTTTGTATACACGGGCAAGAAACAACAAGGACGCCGTACTCATTTCGCTTGGTCAACAATTCTTGGGAGTTAAACCTCCTTGCTTTTCTAGCATCTTTGAGACACTCATAAATGCAATTGCATGTCAACAGGTAACACTTGACCTGGCAATTTTGATGCTTAATCGCTTATCTGTAAAGTTCGGGTTAGAATTTGAAGATGATGTTGATGGGACTCTCCTGCATGCTTTTCCAAGACCGGAGGATTTGGCGGATGTTTCAGAGCAAGAGATGAGAAAATTAGGGTTTAGTCGCCAGAAGGCAAGGGCAATAAAAGAACTAGCAATGGCTGTTGTAGATAATGAAACGAAGCTGAGCAATCTCTCAGAAATGACCAATGAGCAAATTGTAGAGTATCTGTCGTCCATACGCGGTATAGGACGATGGTCTGCAGAATATGCGCTCTTGCGAGGCTTTGGCAGAATAGATACATTTCCAGGTGACGACATCGGTGCTCAGAATAATCTTGAGCGATTATTTCACCTCGATAAAAAGCCAGATTATGCAGAGGTCAAAAAGTTGACATCACGATGGCACCCGTATGAAGGGCTTGTCTATTTCCATTTGTTGCTAAATAAGTTGCAGATGAGAGGAATTATATGAAAACTGGAGCCATCGTCTATACCATAGGTCACTCCACTCGTACAATTAATGAATTCGTTAAAATACTTCGAGCATATAAGATTCAAACGGTTGTTGACGTCAGAACAATTCCTAAATCGCGCCACAATCCTCAGTTTAATGAGGAGGAACTAAGGGCAAATTTACTCAAAAATGACATCGGATACATCCATATGGAGGGGTTAGGAGGTCTGCGGCATACAACCAAAGCATCAGTCAATACTGCTTGGAGAAATTCATCATTTCGCGGTTTTGCCGATTATATGCAAACATCAGAATTTAAGAATAGCATAGAACTACTCATCAAAATTTCTGCAAAGAAACAAGCGGTCATTATGTGCGCGGAAGCCGTCCCTTGGCGATGCCACAGGTCACTCATTGGAGACGCTCTAGTGATACGCAACATTCGTGTGGAAGATATCATGAGTGAGAACACTAGCAAACCTCATACACTAACATGGTTCGCAAAAGTAGGCGGAAATGAGATTACCTATCCTGAAGTCGATGATCCATGAAATCTGTACACAGAGGAGCAAGCAACTACTATCATTAATTTGCAATCGGTTGCATAGTGGTTGTAACTCTTTAAGGCTTGTTCGTCTAACGTACAGACTATGCCAATAGATCCAGAGTTTCCTAAAAATCAACAGGTGATAGGCAAACATAGCCATTCAGACGGTCAGCACTTCCATTTCGTATGGGGGCCGGGGAGAACTGCAGAGGCCGCAGATAATGAAGAGGTCAAAAAGGCCTACGAGGCCAGAGGAGAGCAGCTTGTTCCACTCGGCGTGCACGGCACGATGGTCGCGCTCGATTGGGATTCATGCATAGCAGATGGTGCGTGCATAGAGGTATGTCCTGTCCAGGTTTATCAGTGGTACAGAACAGAGCAAGATGTACCGGGGATAGAGCTTCAGAATGGAACAAGTGCAGGTTCTGGAGAGGATCATAATCGTGAAGGTCGAAAAGACTACACCGACAAGTCTGACCCAATTAGGGAGCACGACTGCATCTGGTGCATGGCATGCGTTTCAGTATGTCCCACACAGGCGATAAAGGTGGACCAGGCAAACTTGGAGTACCACGAAAAAGCTGCAGGAACGTTTAATGAAGCCCTTGCAAAGAGCGGTGCGCCTCCACCACATGTACACTAGAAGCATAGGTCAGTGCGGAGGGCCAAGCTATAGCAAGGAGGGTGAATAACACGCAATCTAGGATTAGCATTACCAAAAATAGTTCAAACAAACAAAGACATGCTTATTTCTTGCTATGCGGCAACTGTTTCTGATTTGTATCAGTAATCAAGCCTAATGATAGAT contains:
- a CDS encoding NAD-dependent succinate-semialdehyde dehydrogenase encodes the protein MMNNKIKTVNPATGHVINEYDMMTEEQILAAVKKAKEAFGEWKNNEKGGQNKRADFLHNFASQLRKNKEKLARVATSEMGKAIKESRSEVEKCAMTMDYYADNGSIFVGDELINTNARKSFITFEPLGVIGSIMPWNFPYWQALRFAAPSLMVGNTVVLKPASATMQCGIEIENTFREAGLPDGVFQTLVGDSSIANTLIDSNVSAVTFTGSVSAGAKVAQRTTSQIKKCVLELGGSDPFIVCEDADIEKASSGAVKGRFINCGQSCIASKRFIVTKKAANEFIEQFIQKTEKLVVGDPLIDSTDMGPLVNESAVNNIESLVQDAVKNGAKVLTGGERLTHGSDKGYFYKPTILENISPKMRVAREEVFGPVAPITIAEDEMEAIKIANDSEYGLGASVWTADLDKADKLSRTIEAGVVTVNNTVASDPRIPFGGVKKSGFGRELSRYGMLEFVNIKSVRFYDQLDSHHHVE
- a CDS encoding alcohol dehydrogenase, translating into MKAARIVHVKEPLQIQQLETPKPKGIEVLVRIISSGVCHSDIHLWEGGYEGIEGQFMKTTDRGVKYPLTPGHEIAGVVEATGEGVEGLSRGDRVIVYPWIGDGTCPACRAGEENLCDKPRSLGVYTEGGYAEYVLASSYKYLIKIDDKLDFDVAAILSCSALTAYTAVKNASLRPDEDVVIVGVGGLGLMAIQVIKSLTGARVIAMDIDDEKLKVAKSNGADFVINSKKDDPVKGVMELTHKLGADSVIDFVNASKTVETDMQMLRRRAKVVLVGLYGGELKLNLVSMPTRAYRLIGSYTGNLRDLAELVSLTERGVIKPIVSHKFKLEQATEALTMLKEGKITGRGVLKP
- a CDS encoding DNA-3-methyladenine glycosylase family protein, which encodes MVDSIALSAVATFQLDFTVWALRRRDTNIIDRWDGTKYVRVLTFNNEPVKIAVRQEGTINDPKIAITLQSKKRAMTPVRARKDAQVLVQKMLGLDRDLTPLYTRARNNKDAVLISLGQQFLGVKPPCFSSIFETLINAIACQQVTLDLAILMLNRLSVKFGLEFEDDVDGTLLHAFPRPEDLADVSEQEMRKLGFSRQKARAIKELAMAVVDNETKLSNLSEMTNEQIVEYLSSIRGIGRWSAEYALLRGFGRIDTFPGDDIGAQNNLERLFHLDKKPDYAEVKKLTSRWHPYEGLVYFHLLLNKLQMRGII
- a CDS encoding DUF488 family protein — protein: MKTGAIVYTIGHSTRTINEFVKILRAYKIQTVVDVRTIPKSRHNPQFNEEELRANLLKNDIGYIHMEGLGGLRHTTKASVNTAWRNSSFRGFADYMQTSEFKNSIELLIKISAKKQAVIMCAEAVPWRCHRSLIGDALVIRNIRVEDIMSENTSKPHTLTWFAKVGGNEITYPEVDDP
- a CDS encoding 4Fe-4S dicluster domain-containing protein, whose product is MPIDPEFPKNQQVIGKHSHSDGQHFHFVWGPGRTAEAADNEEVKKAYEARGEQLVPLGVHGTMVALDWDSCIADGACIEVCPVQVYQWYRTEQDVPGIELQNGTSAGSGEDHNREGRKDYTDKSDPIREHDCIWCMACVSVCPTQAIKVDQANLEYHEKAAGTFNEALAKSGAPPPHVH